A section of the Citrus sinensis cultivar Valencia sweet orange chromosome 8, DVS_A1.0, whole genome shotgun sequence genome encodes:
- the LOC107177011 gene encoding uncharacterized protein LOC107177011: MGPYQPKLRDYPLTNDGMQERRFQYHWFKKFPWLEYSEVKDSAFCFPCFLFYEIQSNNPKFVIEGFSSWKRVNNGKKCPFLQHEGGPSSHHNKNIQSWGCLRNPIQHIDRLINAQTSQQLLENRLRLKTSIIVVKWLAKQACAFRGHDESVNSRNRENFIELIKHSAEFSKEIAQVVLENAPSYAKYTSSDIQKELLNILANKVRNKIRRELGDGKFCILVDEALDESDKEQMAIILRYVDCDGFIRERFFEVVNVMETTAVTLKKEICNVLARYDLLVENIRGQGYDGASNMRGAWNGLQALFLKDCPYAYYIHCFAHQLQLALVAASNDVPDVWLFFSALGSIVNVLTSSAKRLSELKSVWEAEIIDLIASGEVQTGTGANQIHTLQRPGATRWSSHFRSVSRLLDLFSVVRKVLGKLVECGPNNNIRGEAKATTERAFSAMKLIKTTHRNKMENEFLSDCMVIYIEREIADNIDSDAIVYEFSFLKNRRTQLRQ; encoded by the exons ATGGGACCTTATCAGCCTAAACTACGAGACTATCCACTAACTAATGATGGCATGCAAGAACGTAGGTTTCAGTATCActggtttaaaaaatttccatGGCTTGAGTACTCTGAGGTAAAAGATAGTGCATTTTGTTTTCcatgctttcttttttatgaaattcaaTCAAACAACCCAAAATTTGTTATTGAAGGGTTTTCTAGTTGGAAGAGAGTCAACAATGGAAAAAAATGTCCTTTTTTACAGCATGAAGGGGGTCCATCTTCTCATCACAATAAGAATATACAGAGTTGGGGTTGTTTGAGGAATCCAATTCAACACATTGATAGATTAATTAATGCCCAAACTTCACAACAACTTTTGGAGAATAGGTTACGATTGAAGACttcaattattgttgttaaatgGTTAGCAAAGCAAGCATGTGCTTTTAGAGGTCATGATGAATCAGTTAATTCAAGAAATCGGGAAAATTTCATAGAGTTGATAAAGCATTCAGCCGAGTTTAGTAAAGAAATTGCTCAAGTTGTCTTGGAAAATGCTCCATCATATGCTAAGTATACATCGTCTGACATTCAAAAAGAGCTTTTAAATATTCTTGCAAACAAAGTGCGAAACAAGATACGCAGGGAACTTGGAGATGGTAAGTTTTGTATTTTAGTAGACGAAGCACTTGATGAATCTGATAAAGAGCAAATGGCTATTATTTTAAGGTATGTTGATTGTGATGGGTTTATTCGAGAACGTTTTTTTGAAGTTGTCAATGTCATGGAAACTACAGCAGTaacattgaaaaaagaaatatgtaatGTTCTTGCACGATATGATCTTTTAGTTGAAAATATCCGAGGGCAAGGGTATGATGGTGCTAGTAACATGCGAGGTGCATGGAATGGATTGCAAgcattatttttgaaagattgCCCATATGCATATTATATACACTGTTTTGCACATCAACTACAACTTGCTTTAGTTGCAGCATCTAATGATGTGCCAGATGTATGGCTTTTCTTTTCAGCATTGGGTTCAATTGTAAATGTTCTGACTTCATCTGCTAAACGGCTTTCTGAGTTAAAATCTGTTTGGGAAGCAGAAATAATAGATTTGATAGCTTCAGGAGAAGTTCAAACTGGTACAGGGGCCAATCAAATTCATACTTTGCAACGGCCTGGAGCTACTCGGTGGAGCTCTCATTTCCGTTCTGTCAGTAGGTTGCTTGATTTGTTTAGTGTTGTTCGTAAAGTTCTTGGGAAGTTGGTAGAGTGTGGGCCTAACAATAACATACGTGGAGAGGCTAAAG CAACAACAGAGAGAGCATTTTCTGCCATGAAACTGATTAAGACAACACATCGAAACAAGATGGAGAATGAGTTTCTTTCAGATTGTATGGTTATTTAcattgaaagagaaattgcAGACAATATTGACTCAGATGCGATAGtatatgaattttcttttttgaagaaCCGCAGGACACAGCTTCGTCAATag
- the LOC102618651 gene encoding proteinaceous RNase P 2 has protein sequence MSNTTSTNPSKPNKKRKTNPNPETNFLINLQSCTKSKDLTTAISLYESALSQNLRLSLHHFNALLYLCSDSATEPSSKDSALRHGFRVFDQMLSNNVIPNEASVTSVARLAASKNDGDYAFELIKRMNNEFNVVPRLRTYDPALFCFCENLEAEKAYEVEEHMGLMGLSLEQQEIAALLKVSAETGRVEKVYQYLQKLRSTVRCVNEETGKIIEDWFSGRKVNGVSCDLGLVKNAVLKNGGGWHGLGWIGRGKWVVKRGSVDESGKCCSCGDQLACVDIDDAETERFAQSVAALAMEREVKANFSEFQDWLEKNANYEAIVDGANIGLYQQNFTEGGFSVPQLDAVVKKLYERSGNKWPLIILHNKRLRSLWENPSHRNLVEEWNEKGVLYMTPHGSNDDWYWLYAAVKLRCLLVTNDEMRDHIFELLGSNFFLKWKERHQVHYTFVKGNLKLQMPPPYSSVIQESEKGSWHVPILFKGNSSQTWLCITRPNVCESRDEAQ, from the exons ATGAGCAACACAACGTCTACAAATCCTTCAAAACCCAACAAGAAACGCAAAACTAATCCAAACCCAGAAACCAATTTCCTTATAAATCTCCAATCTTGCACCAAATCCAAAGACCTTACTACTGCAATCTCCTTATACGAATCCGCTCTCTCTCAGAATCTCCGCCTCTCTCTACATCACTTTAATGCGCTTCTTTACCTCTGCTCCGATTCTGCCACCGAACCATCGTCGAAAGACTCAGCTTTACGTCATGGATTTCGTGTATTTGATCAAATGTTGTCGAATAATGTCATTCCAAATGAGGCCTCGGTCACGTCCGTTGCTAGGCTGGCAGCGTCGAAGAATGACGGTGATTATGCATTTGAGTTGATTAAGAGAATGAATAATGAGTTCAATGTGGTTCCGAGGTTGAGAACTTATGATCCGGCTTTGTTCTGCTTTTGTGAGAATTTGGAGGCTGAGAAGGCTTATGAAGTGGAGGAGCATATGGGTTTGATGGGGTTGAGTTTAGAGCAGCAGGAGATTGCGGCCCTGCTGAAAGTGAGCGCAGAGACGGGGAGAGTAGAAAAAGTTTATCAGTACTTGCAGAAGTTGAGGAGTACTGTGAGGTGTGTGAATGAAGAGACGGGGAAAATTATTGAGGATTGGTTCAGTGGACGGAAGGTTAATGGAGTGAGTTGCGATTTAGGTTTGGTGAAAAATGCGGTTTTGAAGAATGGAGGAGGCTGGCATGGGCTGGGGTGGATTGGGCGGGGCAAGTGGGTGGTGAAGAGAGGTAGCGTGGATGAGAGTGGAAAGTGTTGTTCTTGCGGTGATCAATTGGCTTGTGTTGATATTGATGATGCAGAGACTGAGAGATTTGCGCAGTCTGTAGCTGCATTGGCTATGGAGCGGGAGGTCAAGGCAAATTTTAGTGAGTTTCAA GATTGGCTGGAGAAAAATGCCAATTATGAAGCTATAGTCGATGGAGCAAATATTGGGCTCTACCAACAGAATTTCACAGAGGGAGGATTCAGCGTCCCTCAG CTTGATGCTGTTGTGAAAAAATTgtatgaaagaagtggtaaTAAATGGCCACTCATCATCTTGCACAATAAACGGCTTCGATCGCTTTGGGAGAATCCTTCTCACAGAAATTTGGTTGAGGAGTGGAATGAGAAAGGTGTTCTTTACATGACACCACATGGTTCCAATGATGACTG GTATTGGCTCTACGCTGCTGTAAAACTCAGGTGTTTGCTTGTTACAAATGATGAAATGCGAGATCACATATTTGAACTCTTAGGAAGCAATTTCTTTCTAAAGTGGAAAGAAAGACATCAG GTTCATTATACTTTTGTGAAGGGCAATCTGAAACTTCAGATGCCACCCCCATACTCTTCGGTAATCCAG